Proteins encoded together in one Terriglobales bacterium window:
- a CDS encoding metal-dependent hydrolase — MSPVTHFLVGWMVANVPRGIGRRERAAIALAGVAPDVDGLGAIVEVATRHNAHPLTWFSDYHHMLHNLAFALVVAAVALAMARERRWLTAALALLSFHLHLLGDIVGARGPDGYGWPVPYLAPFSRWTWQWAGQWALNGWQNFAITGACLAATFYLAWRRGYSPLEIVSPKADQAFVAALRARFRVPAAG; from the coding sequence TTGAGCCCAGTCACCCACTTCCTCGTCGGCTGGATGGTGGCGAACGTGCCGCGCGGCATCGGGCGGCGCGAGCGCGCTGCCATCGCGCTGGCCGGAGTTGCGCCCGACGTGGACGGCCTGGGCGCCATCGTCGAGGTCGCGACCAGGCACAACGCGCATCCGCTCACGTGGTTCTCCGACTACCACCACATGCTGCACAACCTGGCGTTCGCGCTGGTGGTCGCCGCCGTCGCGCTGGCGATGGCGCGCGAGCGACGATGGCTCACGGCCGCGCTCGCGTTGCTCAGCTTCCACCTGCACCTGCTGGGCGACATCGTGGGCGCGCGTGGCCCGGACGGCTACGGCTGGCCGGTGCCGTACCTCGCGCCGTTCTCCCGCTGGACGTGGCAGTGGGCGGGGCAATGGGCGCTCAACGGCTGGCAGAACTTTGCGATCACCGGCGCCTGCCTGGCGGCGACCTTCTACCTAGCGTGGCGGCGGGGCTATTCGCCGCTGGAGATCGTGTCGCCGAAGGCGGACCAAGCGTTCGTGGCGGCGCTGCGCGCGCGCTTTCGCGTCCCCGCCGCCGGTTAG
- a CDS encoding DUF1501 domain-containing protein — MSVTRRAFMKGGALAVVGTAAVPSFLTRAALGAETSGGRKRFVVLFQRGAADGLNIVIPHGERDYYAMRPSIAIPRGQELELDGFFGLHPAMAPLKPLWDQKHLAIVHAAGSPDTTRSHFDAQDYMEAGTPGVKSTEDGWLNRALPKKKDASPFRAVAMGGSLPRTLAGPQPAIAIDNVNQFGVGGNNPGAQPAANSFEAMYAQSVDTVLHGTGAETFEAVKMLKSANPGRYTPAAGADYPRGRFGESLRQVAQLLKADLGVEVAFADIGGWDHHVNEGNVQGQLANLLREFSQGLAAFWTDLGTIADETVIVSMTEFGRTARQNGNGGTDHGHAGVMLVLGGPVQGGKVYGRWPGLAPEQLYEGRDLALTTDFRRVLGEGVSRHLGNKQLDIVFPGFAGRAQDFLGLLG, encoded by the coding sequence ATGAGCGTCACTCGCAGGGCTTTCATGAAGGGCGGCGCGCTGGCGGTCGTGGGGACGGCCGCGGTGCCCTCGTTCCTCACGCGTGCGGCGCTGGGCGCCGAAACCAGCGGCGGCAGGAAGCGCTTCGTCGTGCTCTTCCAGCGCGGCGCGGCCGACGGCCTGAACATCGTGATCCCGCACGGCGAGCGCGACTACTACGCCATGCGCCCGTCCATCGCTATCCCGCGCGGGCAGGAGCTGGAGCTCGACGGCTTCTTCGGCCTGCATCCTGCGATGGCGCCGCTCAAACCGCTGTGGGACCAGAAGCACCTCGCGATCGTGCACGCCGCCGGTTCGCCCGACACCACGCGCTCGCACTTCGACGCCCAGGATTACATGGAGGCCGGCACGCCCGGCGTGAAGTCCACCGAGGACGGCTGGCTCAACCGCGCGCTGCCGAAGAAGAAGGACGCCAGCCCGTTCCGCGCGGTCGCGATGGGGGGTTCCCTGCCGCGCACGCTCGCCGGTCCGCAGCCGGCGATCGCCATCGACAACGTGAACCAGTTCGGCGTGGGGGGCAACAACCCGGGCGCGCAGCCCGCCGCCAACAGCTTCGAGGCCATGTACGCGCAGTCGGTCGACACCGTGCTGCACGGCACCGGCGCCGAGACCTTCGAGGCGGTGAAGATGCTGAAGTCCGCCAACCCGGGCCGCTACACCCCCGCCGCCGGCGCCGACTATCCGCGCGGACGCTTCGGCGAGTCGCTGCGCCAGGTCGCGCAGTTGCTCAAGGCGGACCTGGGCGTCGAGGTCGCGTTCGCCGACATCGGCGGATGGGACCACCACGTCAACGAAGGCAACGTGCAGGGGCAGCTCGCGAATCTATTACGGGAGTTCTCGCAGGGCTTGGCGGCGTTCTGGACCGACCTGGGCACGATCGCGGACGAGACCGTGATCGTCTCCATGACCGAGTTCGGGCGCACCGCGCGCCAGAACGGCAACGGCGGCACCGACCACGGGCACGCCGGAGTGATGCTCGTGCTGGGCGGCCCGGTCCAGGGCGGCAAGGTCTACGGCCGCTGGCCGGGACTGGCGCCGGAGCAGCTGTACGAAGGCCGCGACCTCGCGCTCACCACGGATTTCCGCCGCGTGCTGGGCGAGGGCGTCTCCCGCCACCTCGGGAACAAACAACTCGATATCGTGTTTCCGGGCTTCGCCGGTCGCGCTCAGGACTTCCTGGGTTTGCTAGGTTAG